In Anopheles bellator chromosome 2, idAnoBellAS_SP24_06.2, whole genome shotgun sequence, the genomic stretch ACGCTAGTAAACTAATTAGAGTCCAGCAGTAACGCTCCTTCGTCTCTTTCTCGCTGTCGACAGATTCTGCGATTGCTGCTCAACAAGCGCAACAGCCCTACGTACGAGCACGTGCTGACGGCCATCACGCAGTGCGTCAAGCTGGATACCGGTTGCGTGCGGAAGGTGTTTACCGaggccggtgtgccggtgcaACGATTAGCGCAGTTtttcgatgacgacgacgtgttCTTCGCTTATGGCAACGAGCGTGTCGGTGCGAACGATTTCGAACTCGAGGCCGAAGAAAGCAAAGCCATCGCGGCCCACCGGAAAACACTTCGCAGCAGTACGACCCGCACGGGACCGAAGCCCAAGATGCCGCTAAAGAGCCACAACGATACGTTCGTTTGTGTGGACGAATCCGCGATAAACGGAGGAATTCTACCGGATTCGTTGCCATTGGAGCTGCAGGCAAAGTATACGCTCGGTTCTGTAATTGGTAGGTGTCCCTTCAAGCTCAAGGATATTTTCTGTGCCTTTCTGTTGGGTTAATTTTCAATGTCTCCATTGCCCTTTAACAGGTGACGGCAACTTTGCTGTAGTGATAAAGCTGAAAGACAAGCAAAAGACAACGGAGTACGCACTTAAAATCATCGACAAGTCGAAATGTTCCGGAAAGGTAAGGTCGCCGGGTGGTTTTTGAATGGTCAGTTTGCGACTGTCGCATTTGATTTATCACTCATCTTTGTAGGATCACTATTTGGCGGCCGAGATACGTGTGATGAAAAAACTGAACCATCCGTACATCATTCAACTGGTGCACGACATCGAAACGATGAAGAATATGTATCTAGTGCTAGAGCTGGTCCGTGGCGGAGATCTCTTCGATGCAATCACACGTGTAACACGCTTTTCGGAGAACCAATCAAAGATTATGATAAAACACTTGGCGTCCGCCATGGCTTACCTGCATTCCCTCAGTATCGTCCATCGAGATATTAAGCCCGAGAATCTGTTGGTAAGAGAACGCGCCTCTAGCAGCTGTCGAAATTTTACTCATCTTCATTCTCGCTGCTGCAGGTTGAGCTGGACAGTGATGGTAACGTCATTCTACTCAAGCTGGGAGACTTTGGACTTGCCTGCGAGGTAACGGAACCGTTGCTCTCGATCTGCGGCACCCCTACGTATGTCGCACCGGAAATCCTCATGGAATCAGGCTACGGTGTAAAGGTAACGAATGGTTCCTCTTACCGAACATATCAGTTCGCCAGGTTTCTGGAAAGTCTAATTTTGTTTCGCGCTCCTTTGGCCACTGGCTACACAGATCGACGTGTGGGCTGCTGGTATTATACTTTATATACTGCTGTGCGGTTTTCCGCCCTTCGTGTCGCCCGACAATCAGCAAGAGCAGCTGTTCGATGCCATCCTGAACGGGTACTTTGACTTTCCGGCCCCATACTGGAACAACATCGGTGACAGTGTGCGCGATCTCATCATCAATATGCTGCAGTCCGATCCAGAACTGCGGTTTTCCAGCGAAGACATTCTCGATCACCCGTGGCTGACGAGTGACATCGTAGACGACACGCGCGATCCAAATGggtaccgaattttctccaATCACGTTTACTAGTGCCCGATTCCGTATTGTTTGCGTTTGTTAACACCTTTGGCACCTTGGGTCATCACTGACCCTGTTATGTTCTTTGGTGCGCGTTTAAAAGTGTACagtgttttgttgattttttttattcttttacgCACGGTAGCGAATGATTTCATCCAACTGTTCTGTTGACTCCTGCTAGGATGGTACTGAAGTGTTAGATATGCATGAAGGTCGTAGGTTGTAGGTCGTAGGTCGTAGGTAGAGAACTATTAGTAAAAGTAGCAGTAGATGGGCCTAAATCGAATGATGTATCCATTGTTGCATATTGACCTCATATTGACATACATTCTCTTGTTATTCTTTCCATTCCACGATGGCCACCCGCGTATTCGTGTGCAACATTCAATAACGCCAACACTGAACCAATCTAGTATCGTTATCGACGAAAGTTGTGGCCCGCCCCCACTAGAGGCAGTAATGGGAATCCCGATCACTACACAGTAATAATAATGCGTGCTCGCaacagcgtcgtcgtcggtcgtaTGATTAATCGTAATTCCCGGATAGCGTCGTTCGGCGTgactactactaccaccaccactggcgAGTTCTATCGGCAGTGTTCCTCGAAGGGGGCGTTCATAGGAAATTAAATCTCGTTTGGAAACCGTTGCAAACCTCACACACATAATCTCCCGGGATCTCTGCCGCGGAGGGGTATACTGAATGGGGGTGTACTATCTCTCTTTCACCCTCCCTGTGTCCCTGTATCTTACCTGTGCAGCAAACGAAAAGGTTCGTGTTATTCTgcttttacaaaacaaaattgacGATATCCGGAAACGGTTGGAAAAATTCATTGTGTATATAGAGTAcggtaaaaaaggaaaatgtatttatttacTATCATTACGTGTTAGACATTAGACGTGTTGCAAGGTTTAGTCACTTAAGCACCAGAGGTTCGCTGTTTTATTAAGTTTATATTTTTCCTCGCTTTTCCGTTTGTGCTACCGTCGCTTTGCGCCACAGCACGATTGCAgcaaaaaggttttttttagATTTGTGATGTACGCACACTCACACCCACTATATCACTGCTTCCAGTTGGTTGTGGGATCCAAACGACGTGTTTGTGAAACGATCGTGTGTTTTGCGAAGAAGCAACAAACCGAGAAAGGTAGATCGAATACAAGCTCTGCGAATAGAGAATACTATTTATTGACCACAGACCGGTGGTTCTGTAACAAACATCCCGTtagaaaatgattaaaatacTAAAACATCATGGCAAAAGAGGAACCGTGACAGTGCGGAAATTAGGATATGTTTATTGTCGTTCACTATAAATTAGGAAAACCGATGGAGATTATGCGTTATCGACTTCTGCTTAGTGAACCATGTCGGTCGCTTACGTTTGGCGAATTAGCTTCAATGGTCAGGTTCATTAGCTAGCTgcttgtttttaatttttagaGAATTTCACGTTAGTATTTCTCGTGCATTGTGGACATGCGTAACGAAGACAACAAGGAGTCAATGAACGATAGGAATGCTGGGAAAAATGCCTTATGATTTGTAATTTATTATAAGCTTTATGATTTGTATCACTTTCTGTAGCGCGTTTCCATCAGAATCGTTTAGGTTCTGGTACGTATAAACGGAATCAACGCATTCCGACTGAGAATGACCGCGTTTTTCTGATATAAATTCAAGAAACAAGTAAAGATTCTCTTCTAGGAAGCATGTTTGCTAACgccggaaaattgaaatacatTGAAAAATGAGGCAGCAAGATCTCAAATGCactttcgtttatttatttccttttgTATTAGTTATTGTATACGGTTActttattattgtttcgccCTAGATTCCACTCATAGCAGTTTACTCATATATTCTCGTTCATGTCCCTTGTTTCGTAGAAATTTACCAATTCTTATCTTTTGATGGTGAACTAATCATTCCATTTTTCTCACCTTTGCAGCATTATGTTAATGAATCCTTTACGATGATCCGTAAACAACAACACCTCACTACTTAGCGCGTTAGCTGATAAGTTTTCCTGTGCAAATCTAAAAAACAATGACGATTTCTACTATTGTTTGATAATCATATCATATCTTTCCCGGCTAAAGAAAAGGAGAATCCGCCAAATGACTATCATTCGTTTGGCACAATATTGCATCTAAAGTCTAAAAGATTAATTGTTGCACGTAAAAAGTATGCCCAAATGATTACGAGACATAGGAAAGAACTCCAAGCAACGAtcactggaactggaacggcTCTTCTGTAGGAATGGCAACTGGTTAGCGAAgaggaaaactgaaaaaatcTAGCTTCAGGGAAACGTGGAAAGTAATTTTTCGTTAATCATTGGCAGTCATTCGTATACCGTTTTGGAACTACCACGTGGTCAGTAGAAGATATTACGAGCCACGCAGCGGAAACAGAGCGCACCGGGACCCTCTGTGCCTCTAGAACGATGGCTTTCCTCCGGACAGGGCAGTAATGTTCGGTGGCAACGGTACATAATAGGTTACGATTTTATATATAGATACATATATACAGTTTGTAGGACAGCTTATTGGCTTTTTAGACACATTTATGGGAAATGCTATCCAGCGTCCAGCGAGTGGGGAAAAGTAATGCACCAAACGATATGCCCGGTTTCTCCCCAAGCACCTGTAAACGACGAATTTCCGACAGTAACACAGTGGAACCAAATTCGCATCTCATCTACTCCTTTCTCACGCGTTTCCAAAATCAATAGGCCAGCAGACACATCATTGGCGCAGGTGGCAGAATGTAGTCAATTATGTTGTGCGGATAAATGTTCGGTGTGCGCTGCAATGGCCGGGCTATGGCCGCACATTGTCTCCAAAGTTCTGTCCAGTTCTGCCGCAATTTATCTCTAACCGCATCAGATGCACCCTTATTGAACTACGTCCCAGCCATCAAACATGCTACTAAATAGGTCCTTTGTCACTCTAGGGACGAGCAAAtgagccacaaaaaaggacaataACACAGAGCAGTATAtacacgcagcagcaccaagtTAACCAAACAGGAATGTTGAGTGAAGAGGCGAAAAGTAATGGCGTCGAGCAGCATAACCAAGAGCCTCGCATATAACGGCAACACACTTTTGCAAACAGAATCGTCCAACTCGAAAAAACACCGATGGGACAAATCCGGTGCAGTCATCATTACCCATGCAGCCCATTAACGCCCCGAGCAAGCTGAGTTTTTGTATTTTGCGTTTGCTTAAGCAATGCCGCAGTTAGACATTAATAATCCTAAGTGACGCTTTTCTGCGCTCAAAATCCCAATGAAGTTATAAAACGATATCATTATGAATACACGCTTAAATGACGTTATTTAAGAAAAAGCCCCCAGGCGATATGGATAAAATAGTTTGCGCTTGTTTGGCGCGATCAGTTGTGCAATGTGCGGATGTGCGCGGTGGCTTATGTAAAGTGATATGAAATTCTCAACGAAAACACTACCCACGACGCTTCACTACATCGGAATGTTGAGAGCGGCTAGTAAGATCCATGAAATTTGTGACACGACACAGCGGCACACGTGGCAAGGGTAAACTAATCCTTGCTCTGGGACGTATATACACACAACAACTAAAAACGAGTCGTCCGGTCGGGGCTGTTAGTGGAACCAcagaaatgaataaattatatcaAGGTGAGAGCCCACTGGCCAAGGCAAAACTACAACAAGTGTTCAAAAACTGACTTTTTTACAAGTGACGAGAGTTTATTCAAAGATAACGATAAGTAGCTCAGCTGTCGCAATCGTATGGCCTTCTCGCGTATGACACACTCTCGTGGGGTGCACCGCTTTTTATGGCCCACATCTCATTCCGCGCGGATTCTCCGTCTTTTGTTTCTAGCACAATGGGCAGAGGTTTTCACATTTCTTCTCGATGACTTACCTAAGCGCAGAATTGAGATGTGCTCATTGTTGCCCACGTTAtcggccatttgtttttttttttgttcaatacCGACCTTTTTTAAACGTGCCTCTCTATCGGAAGGTGATCGTGCGCTTGACTTTGCCGTTTGCTGACGTTAAACTTTGCTCACTACCAACACGAGTATCCTTATGCGTATGGATTTTTTACAGTCCCATCGAAGTGATAAACCTACACGAGGTACCGGTTTTCCTTTTGGAGAAAACAACACAGCTGAGCCCGGAGACcaaccgattccggttcgaGGCAGATTGCATCTGGATTGAAGCACCTTTTTTGCATGGCCATTTTGTCGTCGATCGATGCGGTGGTGCAGCATGTTTATTATCAAAGACATTTGCTGCAAACTTGAGATAAACGTTGATATTTTTCGCGTACATGATTTGAGGGTTTCGAACTACAACCGTTCTGGTATGAGATcggccggccacggcgagCTTGCCATACCCACTTAATGAACTATTCTCTCAAATACGAGAGAATATAACCATCACGGCAACATCTCAATCAGCATCAAATGGCGTCCAATTTGAACCGCGGAACCATTTAGCAAAGCGTTcatgttttctattttccggAAACACGAGGCACGCGGGTTGTGCAGTCGAAGGACGTGTGCAATCGCTAAGCACCAGTCGTTTAGAGAACCGTGGGTTCGAAAATTAGCGTCCGCAAACCAGCACAGGCTAATTGCGTTCAATTAAACCCAGCGGAATCCAGGAAGAGTTCAACCGTCCACGTTGCCCGTCGCCAAAGCCGTAAAAGAGGGAATTAAAAGCTTTTCAGCCCGAGAGGCACCCTGAAAGATGTCGCTACCTTTCGATCGCATCGTTGAAGTCACATCACGTTCAACTTTTTCCTTTCAGCCAGCAGCTTCCTTCCAGTCTCGGTCGACGTGGATCGAATTTGAACGTCTCGATCGAAGCGGATCGCCCGTTGCGATTTGAATGCACACTCCGTGGCGGGTTGCCTACGCATTGTCAATCGAATCGGTGATCGTCGGACTGAAAGGGGAATTGAGTCACGCAATGGCTAGAACGTGGCGCggccgatcgcgatcacgcGTTAGCGATCGACGACGGTTCGTAGTGTGTTCGTCACACAGGCACAATTGACGCATCATTTGAACTTTGAAGAACAACAGAGGGAACAGCgcgaagagcgagagaggcgcCCAATGGTCATCTTGACCGAGGCGAACCGATAAGGTCCGGACCACGatcgagtgagtgagaaaaagTAACACcgggagacagagagagagagagagcgcgaaggACGGTATGTGGCCCCGCGGAGATGTATGCGTTGGAACTTGTTTGCGGTTTTAGCGGCCAGCGGAAAATGGGATCGGATAATGttttgagcaaacaaaacaacacccaGCCAGCGCCCAGCGATCGGTTCACAGTTCGGTTCAGTCAATCCGTTCGGTTggacgttccgttccgacgtCCACGGTGGTTTAAAAGTTTGTCGATGGAATTCCACTGGCCGAGCACGCCCCGCGAAGCCATTCGACTACGATTACAGTTACGACGGAGATAAGAACACAGCAAGCAACATGAAGTCATCGGGATTGGCAAGTTTGTGGTGCGCCTCGGTGATCTTACTGCTACTGGCGGCCATTGGCCAGCCGTTCGAAATCGTGGAGCGCTACGGACTAGCGAATCCGACGCTCGCCCAGAAGATGATCCGCCTCGCCAACCCAACGCACCTCGATGAAGCCCTCGAGTATGGCGAAATGGTGGTGGAGAAATCGAAACGGCTGGAAGCCTCGATTAGCGGGGCCGGTTCCCGGGTGAAGGTCACCAGGGAGGGCACCACGTACGCCCAGACCATCGACGGGTATCCGACGCCGAGTACCGAGCGTCAGGATTTGCTGGCCCGCACGGTGCTCCGCGCCTCGGCATTCATCGTCAACCGGTACTGTCTTCCGGCCGCCATTTCTTCCACCGAGTGTGGCGCCTTTCTCGGTGCCATTACGCTTCCGGATAGCTCGCCTCTGACTGAGCGGTGCAGGGCAATGATCGCGTCGAAGGAGCACAACGACGAGTACCGTCGATTGCTACCGGCCGCTTACGACGACGGGATCTACACGTTCCGGCGAAGCGTGTCCGGTGGAGAGCTACCGTTGGCACGCCAAATTTCTGGCCAATTCCACACGGCGACCCAGAACGGGGGCCATCGTGACGCAGGGCGCCATTCGGTGGCCCTGGTGCAGTGGTCACAATTTATCGAGCACGATTTGGCCAAAACGACCGTGCAAACCATGCACGACGGAACGCAGATTGAATGCTGCACCAACGAACACGGTCCGCTGCTGCCTCGCTATCGACATCCGGCATCCTGCGCGCCGTTGCCGGTTCCCGCCGAAGATCCGTTCTACCGGAAGCACCAGGCCACGTGTCTCAACTATGTCCGCAGTGCGCTGTCGCTCGGTGAGACCTGCCATCTGGGGCCAGCCAACCAACTGAATGCGGCCACTGCCCGGTTGGACCTGTCGCAGGTGTACGGAAGTACGGCGAACGATACGTCGCAATTGCGATCCCTACAGGGTGGTCGTCTCCGGGCGCAACATTCCGATTCTCTGGACTACCTGCCTAAGGCAGCGTCCGAGAAGCTGTGCGTAGCGGACGATCAACTTGAAATTACGTGCTACAGTTCCGGTGATAGTCGCGTAAATGTGAATCCTTACGTTACGCTCTTACACACGCTGTTTCTTCGTTCACACAACCACCTAGCGAAGCATCTGGCCCGGTTGGCCCCGCATTGGACGGACGAGCAGCTGTTCAACGTCTCGCGACAGGTGAACACCCGGGTTTATCAGAACATTGTCCGCGAGTGGCTAACAACGGTCGCTGGGCGACGCGAGAAGAGCAAATCCGTGGACCGGGGAGATGATGGAGTGAGCAACGAGTTTGCGACGGCTGCAATCCGCTTCTACCATACGATGATGCCCGGGGTCATCGGTAACGGTACCGATCTGCAGCCACTGTTTTACCGGCCAAAGGATCTCCGGAAACGCGACTACTTCATCCATCTCGTTGGCTCCGTGCTGCAGCAGAGCGCGATGGCTCTCGACACCGAGTACGTGGACGATGTGGCGCACCTCCTGTTTGGAGCCACGGGTCAGGTAGGACTCGATGTGCTGGCGCTGGACATTCAGCGGGGTCGAGATCACGGGTTGGCACGATACGTCGACTACTACGCCTTGTGCAACGGGGATCAGATCAACGGCTGGTCCGATCTGGAAAGTGTGATGAAACCGAACGATCTGGCGATCCTTCGCTCGGTGTATGCTAGTGTACGCGATATCGATCTAGTTGTGGGAGGTATTGCGGAACGTCCGAAAGACACCGATGCCACCGTTGGGCCTACGTTCGCGTGTTTGATTcgcgaacaaatcgaacgctCTCTGCACATGGCGCCGTCCGGACTGAGCATCGATCTTGATGCCGCGGTAGCAGATTACGGAGGTGCCAGGTTCATGTGTGATACGACGATGGTGGATCGAGTTCAGCAGGATATTTTCCGCCTCCCATCGGCGGTCGATAACCCACAGGTGCCCTGTTCGCAGTTACCAGCACTCGATCTTGCGCGGGTCGTACGTGCGATCGAGGAGCGCGCGAAATAAATGGTGCGACAAGGTCAAAATGGCGCCCGATGACGAAGGTGTCTCGTCAATGAGATGCGCCTCTGAGCATTGACTAATCGTGACTTGTGACCCCTGTGCCTTTCCTGCGTTAATGGAAATGAAAGATGAATACGTTCGTTTACGCCTGAAAGACTTAAAGGCTCGTTACGTGGTGCGTAAAAGAGCAACAAACCCACTAAGCCACACTTACAAGAGATGATGTTGCCACGCTGAGCAACTTTCGGTGGCATTGATTGCTATGACGCGGATTCAAATACCTCctcgtttccatttcaaatCAGCGTGGAACTCGTGTggtaatttaaataacaacGGGCCATTTTGTGACCATAACGTTGATTGAAAGATCGACGAACCATAATTTACAAACACTagttgtaatttttttaaaaataataaagtaataaaattatatttgtATGAAGTAAGAAATATTTGACACTGTTCTCTTAGTGGGGTAACCAATTCAATCACTTCAATAGGGGAGTAATCAATCTGAGCGGGTTTCCCCATCAAAGGCATGATTACGCGTCTGCCCACTGATAAGAGAAACACTTTGCGATCGATAGGAAAATCTAAATTCCATCTCAGGGTCCTATTCTTCAGTTTGTCATGCCGCCGTCCCTCCATTCTGGTTGCTCAACTATTCACATTGATAGGTGTAGTGAGCTAATAACTTTGCCCCATTAACCACTTCAATTAGACTTGCATTGCATTATTCCACGTGAATGGTAGAATGGCTGTGAAACAAATACCCTTTTGTTGCTTAGAATCACCGTATTTTCGGAGACCACCAGGGTAATGGTTTAGTTAACCAAttataaacaaatatttattacttAGCTATAGATCcgataaaaaacaaatcgttaaGCATCGTAATCAGTGGTAGTCCGGATGTTGGTACGTGATGATCGCTTCACCAATCCTCGTTGCCTTCGTCACCCCATCCATCCTCGGTCGCTTCCATCTCATCCACCTTGATCTCcaggcggctgctgctgaccacAGGCACTTCCTCTTCCTTATTATTGCCAATCCCCTTCAGCCGCTGCGTTTCTTGCCTTAGTTCGTTTCGGTTCTCGTCGGGCGGGTTTAGTTTCTCTCCGGTAGCATCCCGACTCTCGTGGGTCGTAAAGTTGCCACCGGACTCGTCCTCGGCGATTAGCAAAACGTTTGCTCTCTGTATGACCGGTTCCATGTCTTTGAAGAAATCGAATTCTTCTCCCGGGTCACCCTTCTTCGTTGTGGCCTGCACTTTGATGTCTAACCGCTCGATGCTCCCACCCGTAACAGTGGCCGCTGAAGACGAATCGTTCGATGCTGTTCCGATTCCCTGCTGCTGAGTAGAGTCGCTTTGGTCTAACGATTGGTCTCGATCCACTGTTGCCACGGGTTCACTTCTGGCAGTCTGTTCCTGAACTCGCTGGTCGGCGGTATCATTCTCCCAGTCACTCCACTCGTCCACCTGCAGCTCCACGTCTGAGTTAGTCTGATAGATGTCTTCCCCTTCGGGCGATAACCGTTCCGGCAGTACCAGATTGAAACTGCTCTGGTTCATCAGCACCGATGCAAACGATGCATTAGTGTCTGCTCCGGTATCCGGCACCGGGCTGCCGGAGAGAAATTCACCCGAACCAATCACAGGCGTAATGGAGCGCACGGCACTCCAAGGATTTCCTACATCCGGTATACCCTGCGGTCGTCCGTCGGCAAATATTTTActtcgatggccaccgatcacTACTGCCGAACCGAGGATGGGCACGAGATCGGCCAGGCAGAGCAATGTCTTCGCCACCAGAACATCGTTCGTGTCCTTTATCCCAAGCAAAAGCtacaaaacacaagaaacaaaTCGTCAAAACCCACGATTAGTCGTTCCACTCGGCGAGTTCTCACCTGAGGTAGAATGTGGTCTCGGAGGTCTTCTTTGGCGAAAAATTCTACGTAAGCCGGAAAGTATTCGAGCAGAGTGAGACGAATCTGCGCATCCTGCACGCAGAATACCTGACGCACTCTGGGCAGCATGTAGGACGAAAAGAGTTTGGGCGTGAAGAGGGCCGGTGAGAGGTCATCGCTTTTCGGTCGCAGCACGTACGGTGTCACACACAGCTGAGCAGTCGTATCGAGTAGCACGATGCGCGACAGGAGCAGCGAACCCATCTGctcggccaccgtttccgggTCAAATAAGCGTAGCCGATCAGCTAGACTGATGAAGAACTCTTGCTTCGCCTGAGGGCTTTTCAGGGGCAGCTCGGTCAGGAAGGAATGTATCAGTATGAAGTCATGGTTGAAAATCGGATGCAGTAGCACCGCCGACAGGTTGGGGCGCATGGCTGGATTGGCGTGTTTTAAGTGCGTGCCACAGTACGCCTTAAAGTCCTCGACCGACGGAATGTTGGCGTCACTTTTGTTGTGCAAAATCTCTTCGCACATCACACCGAATGCGTACTGCTCGAGTGCGAGTCCTTTGTGGCTGAGTTCGGCTGGGTCGATTGATTTCGGGTAGCGATACGGTTGAGACTTCTCTAACAGCGTCTGATTGAAATCAGTGGTCCGCCAGAGATGCTCGAATCCGGCCAACCGCCAGGCTCCATCGTTCGTAACGTAGATACCAGATGATGATATGCTCAGATGGCGCACGCTAGCCTGCTCGAGCAAGAAAATGAGCGCACAGAGAACGTTCCGCAAGCCGAGACAGATCTG encodes the following:
- the LOC131209407 gene encoding protein-associating with the carboxyl-terminal domain of ezrin codes for the protein MGNEQSQLKGVEINKKAIQVTDYWSVYNGELPNTNGTVGNISIFQGETLVSGQFWTNQNPLERAIKNLKIYRHPYILRYHASWSKGSLMMLATERCRPLVQCLSVASDVQICLGLRNVLCALIFLLEQASVRHLSISSSGIYVTNDGAWRLAGFEHLWRTTDFNQTLLEKSQPYRYPKSIDPAELSHKGLALEQYAFGVMCEEILHNKSDANIPSVEDFKAYCGTHLKHANPAMRPNLSAVLLHPIFNHDFILIHSFLTELPLKSPQAKQEFFISLADRLRLFDPETVAEQMGSLLLSRIVLLDTTAQLCVTPYVLRPKSDDLSPALFTPKLFSSYMLPRVRQVFCVQDAQIRLTLLEYFPAYVEFFAKEDLRDHILPQLLLGIKDTNDVLVAKTLLCLADLVPILGSAVVIGGHRSKIFADGRPQGIPDVGNPWSAVRSITPVIGSGEFLSGSPVPDTGADTNASFASVLMNQSSFNLVLPERLSPEGEDIYQTNSDVELQVDEWSDWENDTADQRVQEQTARSEPVATVDRDQSLDQSDSTQQQGIGTASNDSSSAATVTGGSIERLDIKVQATTKKGDPGEEFDFFKDMEPVIQRANVLLIAEDESGGNFTTHESRDATGEKLNPPDENRNELRQETQRLKGIGNNKEEEVPVVSSSRLEIKVDEMEATEDGWGDEGNEDW
- the LOC131208625 gene encoding peroxidase, giving the protein MKSSGLASLWCASVILLLLAAIGQPFEIVERYGLANPTLAQKMIRLANPTHLDEALEYGEMVVEKSKRLEASISGAGSRVKVTREGTTYAQTIDGYPTPSTERQDLLARTVLRASAFIVNRYCLPAAISSTECGAFLGAITLPDSSPLTERCRAMIASKEHNDEYRRLLPAAYDDGIYTFRRSVSGGELPLARQISGQFHTATQNGGHRDAGRHSVALVQWSQFIEHDLAKTTVQTMHDGTQIECCTNEHGPLLPRYRHPASCAPLPVPAEDPFYRKHQATCLNYVRSALSLGETCHLGPANQLNAATARLDLSQVYGSTANDTSQLRSLQGGRLRAQHSDSLDYLPKAASEKLCVADDQLEITCYSSGDSRVNVNPYVTLLHTLFLRSHNHLAKHLARLAPHWTDEQLFNVSRQVNTRVYQNIVREWLTTVAGRREKSKSVDRGDDGVSNEFATAAIRFYHTMMPGVIGNGTDLQPLFYRPKDLRKRDYFIHLVGSVLQQSAMALDTEYVDDVAHLLFGATGQVGLDVLALDIQRGRDHGLARYVDYYALCNGDQINGWSDLESVMKPNDLAILRSVYASVRDIDLVVGGIAERPKDTDATVGPTFACLIREQIERSLHMAPSGLSIDLDAAVADYGGARFMCDTTMVDRVQQDIFRLPSAVDNPQVPCSQLPALDLARVVRAIEERAK
- the LOC131211965 gene encoding serine/threonine-protein kinase GL21140, whose product is MEVSTHTTSTLSRSNSRTSSNSELEKELIDLDISAGAHNKSSTLKKRISSSRTPAKKAKRIRFFRNGDKFYSGSTIPVSVERYRSFDSLTEDLTRLLEDSVTLTGAIRSIFTLEGKKIEKVDDLEDGKSYVCSCNNEGFKRIEYNVSNTVSSKNPNRLSRMIRALSPVKNGGGSNGGTPLKEIDAVVHPRIVTLIRNGVKPRKILRLLLNKRNSPTYEHVLTAITQCVKLDTGCVRKVFTEAGVPVQRLAQFFDDDDVFFAYGNERVGANDFELEAEESKAIAAHRKTLRSSTTRTGPKPKMPLKSHNDTFVCVDESAINGGILPDSLPLELQAKYTLGSVIGDGNFAVVIKLKDKQKTTEYALKIIDKSKCSGKDHYLAAEIRVMKKLNHPYIIQLVHDIETMKNMYLVLELVRGGDLFDAITRVTRFSENQSKIMIKHLASAMAYLHSLSIVHRDIKPENLLVELDSDGNVILLKLGDFGLACEVTEPLLSICGTPTYVAPEILMESGYGVKIDVWAAGIILYILLCGFPPFVSPDNQQEQLFDAILNGYFDFPAPYWNNIGDSVRDLIINMLQSDPELRFSSEDILDHPWLTSDIVDDTRDPNGIVIDESCGPPPLEAVMGIPITTQ